The Pseudomonadota bacterium nucleotide sequence GGTGAAAAGGCCGCTGCTATTGTACAGGATCTTTTAACACTTGCAAGAAGGGGTGTTACCGTAGAAGAGGCGGTTAACCTCAATCATATAGTAAACGAATACCTTAAGACTCCTGAGCATAAAAAAATGGTGGAATATCACTCTGACATCATATATAAACTGGATCTGGAGCAGGACATTCTTAACAACCAGGGTTCTTTTTTCCATATTACAAAAGTCCTGATGAATCTTATGGCAAACGCCAGTGAATCAATTCAGAACGGGAAAGGCGAAGTGCTTATAACCACACAAAACCTCCATCTGGACCAGCTTTACAAAGGGTTTCAAAATATTCCGGGAGGTGATTATGCGATTTTGAGCGTGTCGGATACAGGAATTGGAATTTCCGTAGAAGACAGATCAAAAATTTTTGAGCCTTTTTACACAAAAAAGAAGATGGGAAGAAGCGGAACCGGGCTTGGCATGACAGTAGTCAGGGGTACTGTTGAAGATCATAAAGCATACATAGATATTACAAACAGGAAAGAAGGAGGAACCCGGTTCGATATTTACTTTCCCGTTACCAGAGATCCCGTAAAAATCGAAGCTGAAGATTTTTCATTTGAATCTTATTATGGTTCAGAAAATGTCCTTGTAGTTGATGATGTAAAAGAGCAGCAGGATATTGCCTTAAGCCTGCTTGGATATCTGGGCTACAGCGTGGAAGCCGTATCAAGTGGAGAAAAAGCGTTAGAATATCTTCAAAAAAAGACTCCCGATATTATCCTGCTTGACATGATCATGGAGCCGGGGATTGACGGTTTGGAAACATGCACAAAAATTCTTGAAAATAATCCAAACCAGAAGGTCATAATCTGTAGCGGATTTTCTGAAACAGAAAGGGTAAAGCAAGCCTTAAATCGTGGCGCTTACGCATATATAAAAAAGCCATACCGCATAAAAGAAATTGCAAAAACAATAAGAGAGGCACTTGATTTCAAATTGACATGACGCACTAAATTGCAAATATCCACATCATCCCTTATTCTGAAGCGGGTTAAGCAAGTTTCATAATATAATTGTAATAAATCTGCTCTGTTTGTTTATGAGTGCTTATGCGTCCATCCAAAAGAATAAAAAAAATCATTATTCAGCAAATCTGTATGCTATTTGTAGGTTGTCTTATATTAGTATGGCAAAAGTATATGGATAATTCATTGTTTGTAATGTAACTTTTTATTACTACATAAAATCCTAAGATATTATTTAAAAGGAACCGGTAAAACCCATATTTTTTTGGGTTATCATCATGCAAAGTAAAGGGATTTTAAAATAGTACCTTTATAAATATTTCCGGTTCTTCAATTCAAAATTATATTTTTGAGGTGAAACCGTGACAGCACTTAATTACATAATTCAAAAGGATCATGTTTGTATAGCTATAGATACTCTTTCATTAGAATCTGACGATCGCAAACCTTACGCTTATATGACAAAATTCATATTACTGCCACATCTGCATACAATCGTGACAGGTACAGGACTCGGGTTGCTTGTTTCTGAATGGATGGCACAGGCTCGCAGCAACATATTGGGAACAGACATTGACGATCTTAACCAATATACACCCGATTGCCTTCATAAGATTTCTGCACATTACCCGCAAATGAATGGTTCATCAACTACTATTTATCATTTTGGCTACTCACAAAACAGAGATATATTTGTATGTTATGCCTATCGTTCAAATAACAACTGGATGCCTGAGGAAATTTTGAATGGCGTTGGAATAAAACCGGCCATAAAATTTGAGTTTGAAAGTAATTTCAAGTTGCCTAATAGCTTTATTAAACTGATGGAATTTCAACGTGAAGAAGATTTAAAATTGCCTTTACCGAAGCGATTGGGAATAGGCGGTGACATTCATTTTATTTTTATGGATCGGAATGGAATAAACGTACAAAAATGCCATCGGTTTGATTCTTATGAGGAAGATTTTCAAATAATGCACGAAAAAACATTAAAACAAAACTATCGAGCCACTTTCAAAACGTTTCAGTTTGGTCAAGCTCAAGGCGGGCGAAAATTTCAACCGCAGGAATACATTGAGTATTTCGAGGATTGAAATTTGAGCCCAACGCAGAGATCGGCCAAAATGGGACGTTTTGAAACTGGCTCTATCGACTTAGCATAAATCACTGATAGCTCATTTCTGTTTGTCCTGATTTTCCGAAGACCGAGGCACTTTTTCCCGAGCGATCTTCTCGGCCCAACTGCGTAAATCAGTATCCTTAGGAACTTCAGATTTAATGTTCGTGAGGAGCTTGTTCATTTTAACCTCACTTTTGGATCATTCCAATTGAATATCAAATGCCCAATTTGGGCTTCATGATAGCTAATATTGTGGTAAGGAAAAACCAAATGTATGGGAATAAGCAAGCGTTTCAAATTCCAGAGCCTTCAAATTGAGGGGGCACAACTTAGCCCCGGAGAAACTCTCTTTCTATGACGCTTTTTTCGTGGAAATAACCTATTACTCAGATTCCTCATCCTCCATATTTTCAACCCTTTCTTTAATGGCATCGAGACGGTCAAGGAGGACCTTTTCTTCGGCATCGAATTGCGCCTCCGTCATCTGTCCTGTCTCCAGCAATATATAGAGTTCGCTAAGCTTGGCAGTGATGTCCCCGGCCTCGTTCGCCCGTTCTTCTTCCACTGCATCATTGATTCCCTTGAATATCCATAAGATGCCTTTCATAGGTGCCAAAACAATGTCGTCAATCAGGAACATTTGTACCCTCCTTCCCATCGGGTCAATGGTGTATATGAAACTACATCCGGTAAACGGATCAGGATGAGCAGAGTTCAGCATCCACAAAATTATGAGGAGCCCAGGGGCCATTGAAATCGAAAGAAAAATTATTGTCAAATCCGCGAGCCGCCTCGAATATAGCCGCCTCAAAATTCTTCTCTACCGCCTCCCTATCGACCAGGCAAGCCAAGTTCATAATATCCCGTTCAATTCGGGGAACATTACGTTTGATTTCAAAACAGGC carries:
- a CDS encoding gas vesicle protein GvpG; amino-acid sequence: MFLIDDIVLAPMKGILWIFKGINDAVEEERANEAGDITAKLSELYILLETGQMTEAQFDAEEKVLLDRLDAIKERVENMEDEESE